In a genomic window of Sulfurimonas denitrificans DSM 1251:
- the dsbD gene encoding protein-disulfide reductase DsbD → MKKIILFLLSSIALLAVSPKFLMPDEAFAPSATLNEKTQLEARIELGKDIYLYEEAIKLELKNSDGIKIKDIVSPKSVEHHGDKVFLESPTFLITLSKDSHVSGIKNITLDLSFQGCSEQGLCYEPDTKSFTFDIDSSKLEVDKDNLSKIEIKTEAKVEKKELSESDSIADTIKDGSIALILATFLGFGLLLALTPCTFPMIPIISGIIISQGEGITTKKAFMLSLVYVLAMAAAYTIAGVLAGLFGSNLQASLQAPWAIYTFSAIFVALALSMFGFYELKLPDSFVAKISSNRSSNRNGYVGVAIMGFLSALIVGPCVAAPLAGALVYIGQTGDALLGGAALFAMSIGMGLPLILVGVSAGKFMPRPGAWMTMVSAVFGVMMLGVAIWMLERVVDESIIALLSVMLGIGFATYFGAFDKEAHVFRRTISILVFIYSVSLFVGLMAGAVNMQKPLEFLKSSSNGSAQSVKSAHLDFKNVTTISELDLLLNKNIGKKIILDFSAEWCAVCKELDKKTFSDEAVKAKMSEFVLIRADVTQNSDEQKALSKKYGVFGPPVIIFFDKESNVISSKTVVGFIEADKFLQHLNNI, encoded by the coding sequence AATGAAAAGACCCAACTAGAGGCGAGAATAGAGCTTGGAAAAGATATATATCTTTATGAAGAAGCTATCAAGCTTGAGCTAAAAAACTCAGATGGTATAAAGATAAAAGATATTGTATCTCCCAAGAGCGTTGAGCATCACGGCGATAAGGTCTTTCTTGAATCTCCAACTTTTTTAATAACTCTAAGCAAAGATTCACATGTAAGCGGAATAAAAAATATTACACTTGATTTATCATTTCAAGGATGCTCAGAGCAGGGGCTTTGTTATGAGCCAGATACAAAATCTTTTACTTTTGATATAGACTCTTCAAAGCTTGAGGTGGATAAAGATAATCTCTCAAAAATAGAGATAAAAACAGAAGCTAAGGTAGAGAAAAAAGAGCTCTCAGAGAGTGACTCAATAGCAGATACTATAAAAGATGGAAGTATCGCTCTTATCTTAGCAACATTTTTAGGTTTTGGGCTTCTTTTGGCACTTACTCCATGTACTTTCCCGATGATTCCTATCATCTCTGGTATTATCATCTCCCAAGGAGAGGGAATAACTACAAAAAAAGCTTTTATGCTCTCTTTAGTTTATGTTCTAGCAATGGCGGCAGCATACACAATAGCTGGAGTTTTAGCAGGATTATTTGGCTCTAATCTTCAAGCATCTCTTCAAGCACCATGGGCAATATATACATTTTCTGCAATTTTTGTAGCCTTAGCACTTAGTATGTTTGGCTTTTACGAGTTAAAGCTACCTGACTCTTTTGTTGCAAAGATAAGCTCAAACCGTAGCTCAAACCGCAACGGGTATGTAGGTGTAGCTATAATGGGCTTTTTATCAGCACTTATCGTTGGACCTTGCGTTGCTGCTCCTCTTGCAGGTGCGTTGGTTTATATTGGGCAAACAGGCGATGCGCTACTTGGTGGTGCGGCTCTTTTTGCTATGAGTATCGGGATGGGACTTCCACTTATCTTAGTTGGTGTGAGCGCTGGTAAGTTTATGCCTCGCCCTGGCGCATGGATGACTATGGTTAGCGCTGTATTTGGTGTTATGATGCTTGGTGTTGCTATTTGGATGCTTGAGCGTGTTGTAGATGAGAGTATAATCGCACTTCTTAGTGTAATGCTTGGAATTGGTTTTGCTACCTATTTTGGAGCTTTTGACAAAGAAGCACATGTATTTAGAAGAACTATCTCTATCCTTGTTTTTATCTATTCAGTATCTCTGTTTGTTGGCTTAATGGCAGGAGCTGTAAATATGCAAAAGCCCTTAGAGTTTTTAAAATCTTCTTCTAATGGTAGCGCTCAAAGCGTTAAATCTGCACATTTAGATTTTAAAAATGTAACCACTATCTCTGAGTTAGATTTACTCTTAAATAAAAATATTGGTAAAAAGATTATTCTTGATTTTAGTGCCGAGTGGTGCGCTGTTTGTAAAGAGCTAGATAAAAAAACATTCTCAGATGAAGCGGTTAAAGCAAAGATGAGTGAGTTTGTACTTATCCGCGCTGATGTTACACAAAATAGTGATGAACAAAAAGCGCTAAGTAAAAAATATGGTGTTTTTGGTCCACCTGTAATCATCTTTTTTGATAAAGAATCAAACGTAATAAGCTCAAAAACAGTAGTTGGTTTTATAGAAGCCGATAAGTTTTTACAACATTTAAATAACATCTAA